GAACGGGGCTGGGGAGGGTGCTACCTAGAGCAACTTCGTAAGTGGCTTCACGCTTGGCGGCGTGGGGTAGCGGTTCTCCGCAGGGTGCCCGGCCTCGTGCCGGGCATTCTTTATGTGGTCACAGCGCATTCCCCGTTACGCTGCGAATCCGAAAACCATCCGGTTCGGCAGCATGATCACAAGGCATCGAATGCCCCCGGCGCTTCAAGACGGTTGATTCGTGCTTTACCGAACGAAAGGGCAACCAATTCTCGTGCTTTACCGCACGAAACTGCCAGATCGATCGAATTGATTGTGGTCAGCAGCCAAGGCGCAAGGCGGCCAGCTGGAGATCGAGCCATTGCTCGGCTGCCGCGGCGAGCGCCGGCTGCATCATGACGTTCGCGCGGCGCCGGTCGGTGCTATCGGTTTCCCGGATGATATAGCCCAGGGCCTCCAGATGCTCGATATGGCGCAGGGCCGTCGTCGTCGAACCGCCGCTCAGGCTGCAGAGCTGCGACACGGCGAGAGGCCGGCGTTCGCGGGTGGCAACGTAAAGCTCGAGGATCATCTCCCAGCTCGGATCATGGAAGCGCACGCCGGCGAAGCACGCCACGCGCTGACGACGTCCGGTCAGCAGTGCCTTGGCCTCACCGAGCCGGCGGTCGGCCAGGGCCATCTCGGACGCGGGCGTCGATAATAATGTCTCCTCGATCGCCTTGCGCGGAAGCCGCACGACGACGTCGATCAGCTCGTCTCCTTCAGGTGCCGTATCCATGATCGTCTGGATCCATTTCGAAGATGGGGCTCAGCGTTTCGAGGCAGTCGGAACGTGCCAAGTGCGAGGGCTCCGAGTGCGAGATACGCATAGATTCCGAGCCCGGTGTGATAGGCAAATAGGGGAACTTGAGGCAGCAGGGCGCCACTCGAGCTCATGAAGAGGTCGGCAAGCGCGAAGCCTGCTGCCCAAATCGGCCAGAAACGGACGGTCGTGATAGCAAGCCAATAGAAGCTGCAGGCCACGAACAGATCGATCAACATGATCGCCATGTCTAACGGGACGAGATGCATCGAACTTCGTAGTCTAAAGAAGAGTGTCGCTGCTGTCGCTGCCAAGTTTATCGCAGCGCCCAAACGCTC
This Sphingomonas insulae DNA region includes the following protein-coding sequences:
- a CDS encoding MarR family transcriptional regulator, coding for MDTAPEGDELIDVVVRLPRKAIEETLLSTPASEMALADRRLGEAKALLTGRRQRVACFAGVRFHDPSWEMILELYVATRERRPLAVSQLCSLSGGSTTTALRHIEHLEALGYIIRETDSTDRRRANVMMQPALAAAAEQWLDLQLAALRLGC